The following proteins are co-located in the Gossypium hirsutum isolate 1008001.06 chromosome A02, Gossypium_hirsutum_v2.1, whole genome shotgun sequence genome:
- the LOC107909337 gene encoding uncharacterized protein LOC107909337 (The RefSeq protein has 1 substitution, 1 non-frameshifting indel compared to this genomic sequence), translated as MELNMDVDLVYVPETVSEFLKQASKIKNGFQRLCKISDYVRRLEDEMKKIDAFKRELPLCMLLLKDVIKRLKEEEMMCKELGDGSVTIDEGNGKVNKENDGGAGDKRNWRSTVQLWNSDSDNVDQNKKPNKVPRLKLRSEEEEEEEEEQDMFEDPIEFFNNKRFKGQMDKDNLELSLMTPSFDLGSSSPSHNPILKINDNCKTGFGSDQNQTKFQTKHQQDMQNCKKQRRCWSPELHKRLVEALQKLGGSKVATPKQIRELMQVDGLTNDEVKSHLQKYRLHFRKVASDSSAQNQCNEKMKANISESDSPQGPLRDGGWTKGLSSGGSVVEGEDDEKSDGRSWRSGVTKTGEIEH; from the exons atggaGTTGAAcatggatgtggatttggtttatgTACCAGAAACTGTATCTGAGTTTTTGAAACAAGCTTCAAAGATCAAAAATGGGTTTCAAAGATTATGTAAGATTAGTGATTATGTTAGAAGATTGGAAGATGAGATGAAGAAAATTGATGCCTTCAAACGCGAGCTTCCTCTTTGCATGCTTCTCTTGAAAGatg TGATTAAGAGATTGAAGGAGGAAGAAATGATGTGTAAGGAGCTTGGTGATGGATCAGTGACCATTGATGAAGGAAATGGAAAGGTAAACAAGGAAAACGATGGCGGCGCCGGCGACAAGAGGAACTGGAGGAGTACTGTTCAACTGTGGAACTCTGATTCCGACAACGTTGATCAGAACAAGAAACCAAACAAAGTTCCAAGACTGAAACTG AgaagtgaagaagaagaagaagaagaagaagaagaacaagatATGTTTGAGGACccaattgaattttttaataacaaAAGATTCAAGGGACAAATGGATAAGGACAATCTAGAGCTTTCTCTTATGACCCCAAGTTTTGATTTGGGTTCTTCCTCTCCTTCTCATAATCCAATCTTGAAGATCAATGACAACTGCAAAACTGGTTTTGGTTCAGATCAAAACCAAACTAAGTTTCAGACCAAACACCAACAAGATATGCAGAATTGTAAGAAACAAAGACGGTGCTGGTCACCTGAGCTTCATAAACGATTTGTTGAAGCTCTTCAAAAGCTTGGTGGTTCAAAAG TGGCAACTCCTAAACAGATTAGGGAATTGATGCAAGTTGATGGTCTTACCAATGATGAAGTGAAAAGCCATTTACAG AAATATAGACTTCATTTCCGAAAGGTTGCTTCGGATTCATCGGCTCAAAATCAGTGTAATGAGAAGATGAAAGCAAACATTTCTGAGTCTGATTCCCCACAGGGTCCACTCCGAGACGGCGGTTGGACTAAAGGGCTGTCGAGTGGGGGCAGCGTCGTGGAGGGCGAAGACGATGAGAAATCCGATGGGCGAAGTTGGAGAAGCGGGGTTACAAAGACTGGGGAGATTGAGCATTGA